Proteins encoded together in one Peribacillus asahii window:
- a CDS encoding polysaccharide deacetylase family protein, whose product MNRVFMWVIRSLFAPVTGNAGAVASTLGFFLAFLPLDNLRVPLLLAFSLLLRLNIIALFLGTLITIFIPNISHLPFLDLHILEDFWLFSVLEAKIQLSQAIAAGVLGGGIGLVCYFFFHWFYNLGLKKKERNQEHVFLDPAKRRWSIIKRISAGFIVLIVLVSTFFIESLNTNPAFPELQLNNSTAKSGIEPINTSLSEEELASQIQKTKPSPIIQENMGLLNKKQIASKQEVYGFYVNWDEKSKTSFKNNIHSITTLVPEWLQLTSSLTLEDSTDNSIVAEAKEHDVKILPLVNNFIDNKWDGDILHRLFTTPGAEDRFIKNLLAYVRTNGFDGINIDFEEINQKDKAHFTRFMNKVSKAFHQHDLMVTVDVPPNNNSFDYASLATSVDRMFVMLYDQHHAMSKPGPIAPSNWVKENLQQLDIPSEKLIVSLGNYGYDWEENSNQPADAMTFGDITNLGIKINPKIHWNKEAGNPYLRYKKNGKKHIVWFLDAATFYNQMKLSIDSGSKGIAVWRLGSEDPAIWNYINKPKEIDNPSNALKTLVSSDPVHYTGAGEILKIVSQSEKGQRTIQLNSHGLIEAETYVKLPKPFQVARYGKSKTKEIVLTFDDGPDPTYTKQILDILDKNHIKGTFFIVGENAMMHPDLVKRMYKEGHEIGSHTFSHPNVASITPFQTKMEINATQRLFQAITGHSMNLFRPPFEADAEPSTKSQLLPILRAQDMGYTMVGESIDSNDWKRISSNEIVKRVLDQLPEGNVILLHDAGGDRSNTVKALPIIIKELEKRGYTFTTIGDLIEKSDSQIMPPVTKQDSPYLIYDKAVFKIMQGWSSGLNFLFYSAILLGILRLAIFVFLSRKQVKEYKEIEIDPSFTPFVSVVIAAYNEEKVICKTVDSILSSDYSNFEVLIIDDGSKDDTAAVVQKTYASHPLVRLMKKNNGGKSSAVNLGFKEAKGEIVVALDADTLIAENAISLLVNHFKNENVAAVSGNVKVGNKGNLLTNWQHIEYVTGFNLERRAFAALNCITVVPGAIGAWRKTAVEEAGYYKEDTLAEDTDITLTLLRLGKKIEFEEKAYAFTEVPEDIKSLEKQRYRWVYGTLQCLWKHRGALFNKKHNSLGYIGLPNMWIFQYIYQTISPIADILFIMALFGKHPGKAAIGFILFYLLDFFTSLYAFRLEKESPKPLASLFLQRILYKQLMAYVVIKSIFSAIKGVTVGWNKLKRKGNVTQETYIAEVKEKI is encoded by the coding sequence GTGAATCGAGTTTTTATGTGGGTTATCAGATCATTGTTTGCACCTGTCACTGGAAATGCAGGAGCAGTTGCAAGTACACTGGGGTTTTTTCTGGCCTTTTTGCCTTTAGATAATTTAAGAGTTCCATTATTGCTTGCTTTTTCACTTTTGTTGCGTCTTAACATTATCGCCCTATTTCTTGGAACGTTGATTACCATTTTCATCCCCAACATTAGCCATTTACCCTTTCTAGATTTACATATACTAGAAGATTTTTGGTTATTTTCTGTCCTAGAAGCTAAAATACAACTTTCGCAAGCGATTGCAGCAGGTGTCCTAGGGGGGGGAATCGGTCTTGTTTGCTATTTTTTCTTCCACTGGTTTTACAATTTAGGACTGAAAAAAAAGGAGAGAAATCAAGAACATGTTTTTCTTGATCCTGCCAAAAGACGCTGGTCCATTATTAAACGAATAAGTGCAGGCTTTATTGTTTTAATTGTTTTAGTATCGACTTTTTTTATCGAAAGCCTTAATACTAACCCAGCATTTCCTGAACTTCAATTGAATAATAGCACAGCAAAAAGTGGGATTGAGCCGATTAATACAAGTTTAAGTGAAGAAGAGCTTGCTTCACAGATTCAAAAAACGAAGCCTTCCCCTATTATTCAAGAAAATATGGGTCTGTTGAACAAAAAACAAATAGCTAGCAAACAAGAAGTTTATGGTTTTTATGTCAATTGGGACGAGAAAAGCAAAACTTCTTTTAAAAATAATATTCATTCTATTACAACGTTAGTGCCGGAGTGGCTGCAACTTACTTCTAGCCTTACTCTTGAGGACAGTACTGACAACTCTATTGTTGCAGAGGCAAAAGAACATGATGTAAAGATTCTCCCATTAGTTAACAATTTTATTGATAATAAATGGGATGGCGATATACTGCATCGATTATTTACTACTCCCGGTGCTGAAGATCGTTTTATTAAAAACTTGTTGGCTTATGTGAGAACAAATGGCTTTGACGGTATTAATATAGACTTTGAAGAAATTAATCAAAAGGACAAAGCTCATTTCACTCGTTTTATGAATAAAGTTTCTAAAGCATTTCATCAACATGATCTCATGGTCACAGTGGATGTCCCTCCGAATAACAATAGTTTTGACTATGCTTCTTTAGCAACTAGCGTTGATCGGATGTTCGTCATGCTATATGACCAGCACCACGCCATGAGTAAACCCGGACCTATAGCTCCATCTAATTGGGTAAAAGAGAACTTACAGCAGCTCGATATTCCTTCCGAAAAATTAATTGTGAGTTTAGGAAACTATGGCTACGACTGGGAGGAAAACTCTAATCAGCCCGCAGATGCAATGACATTCGGGGATATCACGAATCTGGGAATTAAAATAAATCCCAAAATCCACTGGAATAAAGAAGCAGGCAACCCTTATTTACGCTATAAAAAGAACGGAAAAAAACACATTGTTTGGTTTTTAGATGCTGCTACATTTTATAATCAAATGAAGTTATCGATAGACAGCGGTTCGAAAGGAATAGCGGTTTGGCGCCTTGGTTCTGAAGATCCTGCTATCTGGAATTACATTAATAAACCAAAGGAAATAGACAATCCATCCAATGCCCTTAAAACCTTGGTCAGCTCTGATCCTGTTCACTATACAGGGGCTGGAGAGATTTTAAAAATTGTTTCTCAATCAGAAAAAGGACAAAGAACCATTCAATTGAATTCACATGGATTGATTGAAGCCGAAACCTATGTGAAATTACCAAAGCCTTTTCAAGTGGCTAGGTATGGGAAATCGAAAACGAAAGAAATCGTCCTTACCTTTGATGATGGTCCGGATCCAACCTATACAAAACAAATATTGGACATTCTGGATAAGAATCATATAAAAGGAACCTTCTTTATAGTTGGAGAGAATGCTATGATGCATCCCGACCTCGTTAAAAGGATGTATAAGGAAGGTCATGAAATTGGCAGTCATACCTTTAGCCATCCTAATGTTGCATCCATCACACCGTTTCAAACAAAAATGGAGATTAATGCAACTCAACGTTTATTTCAAGCCATTACAGGTCATTCAATGAACCTTTTCCGCCCACCGTTTGAAGCCGATGCAGAACCAAGCACCAAGAGTCAACTGTTGCCTATATTGCGGGCACAGGACATGGGTTATACTATGGTTGGAGAATCTATTGACTCTAACGATTGGAAAAGAATTTCTAGTAATGAAATTGTAAAACGGGTATTGGATCAACTGCCAGAAGGAAATGTGATTTTGCTGCATGATGCTGGAGGCGACCGCTCCAACACAGTAAAGGCCTTGCCCATTATTATTAAAGAACTTGAAAAGCGCGGCTACACCTTTACCACCATTGGTGATCTAATTGAAAAAAGTGATAGTCAAATTATGCCCCCTGTTACGAAGCAGGATAGCCCTTATTTAATCTATGACAAGGCTGTATTTAAAATCATGCAAGGCTGGAGTTCAGGCTTAAACTTCTTGTTCTACTCAGCTATCCTTTTAGGAATCTTGCGGCTTGCTATCTTCGTTTTTCTATCTAGAAAGCAGGTAAAAGAGTACAAAGAGATCGAAATCGACCCTAGCTTTACACCTTTTGTAAGTGTCGTTATTGCAGCCTATAACGAGGAGAAAGTCATTTGCAAAACAGTTGATTCAATTTTATCCAGCGATTACTCAAACTTCGAGGTACTGATTATCGACGATGGATCAAAGGATGATACTGCTGCTGTTGTTCAAAAAACGTATGCAAGTCATCCTCTCGTGAGATTGATGAAAAAAAACAATGGGGGAAAATCTTCTGCTGTTAACCTTGGTTTTAAAGAAGCAAAAGGGGAAATCGTAGTTGCTCTAGACGCTGACACACTCATTGCTGAAAATGCTATCTCACTGCTTGTAAACCATTTTAAAAATGAAAATGTTGCCGCTGTTTCAGGTAATGTAAAAGTAGGCAATAAGGGGAATCTCCTTACAAACTGGCAGCATATCGAATATGTGACAGGCTTTAATCTAGAGCGAAGAGCCTTTGCCGCTCTCAATTGCATTACGGTTGTTCCAGGAGCAATCGGTGCATGGAGAAAGACAGCAGTAGAAGAAGCTGGATACTATAAAGAAGATACACTGGCAGAGGATACCGATATCACTCTTACTCTTTTACGTCTTGGGAAAAAGATTGAATTTGAAGAAAAGGCTTATGCCTTTACAGAAGTACCAGAGGATATTAAAAGTCTTGAAAAACAGCGTTACCGCTGGGTTTATGGTACATTACAATGCTTATGGAAACATCGCGGGGCATTATTTAATAAAAAACATAACTCATTAGGGTATATCGGTCTTCCAAACATGTGGATTTTCCAATATATTTATCAAACCATATCACCTATTGCGGATATATTGTTCATTATGGCCCTTTTTGGCAAGCACCCTGGTAAAGCAGCCATTGGATTTATACTGTTTTACTTGCTGGATTTCTTTACTTCTCTATATGCGTTTCGATTGGAGAAAGAAAGTCCTAAACCACTAGCTTCCTTGTTTCTACAACGAATTTTATACAAGCAGCTTATGGCTTATGTCGTAATAAAATCCATCTTCTCGGCAATAAAGGGAGTAACCGTTGGTTGGAATAAACTAAAAAGAAAAGGAAATGTTACTCAAGAGACCTATATTGCGGAGGTTAAGGAAAAAATATAA
- a CDS encoding DUF5367 family protein, producing MKGNAFALIFGVLVWFVATMFFVILGERVLYPPGTVSFAISITLLVVGTGFLLWGITYIYLLFDKTENAPLKFGIIGTMIGLALDTFSLSFHQFIFPNLAEPQVIAFTAWMSFAYALYLFIPAFINQKRNKSKREYKVPRDQIFLK from the coding sequence ATGAAGGGAAATGCATTTGCTCTCATTTTTGGTGTGTTAGTATGGTTTGTTGCTACAATGTTTTTCGTAATTCTTGGTGAACGTGTCCTCTATCCTCCTGGAACAGTCAGCTTTGCAATTAGTATTACACTATTAGTAGTTGGGACAGGGTTCTTGCTATGGGGTATTACATATATTTATTTATTATTTGATAAAACCGAAAACGCACCATTAAAGTTTGGAATAATTGGCACAATGATTGGATTAGCATTGGACACCTTTTCATTATCGTTTCACCAATTTATTTTTCCTAATTTGGCTGAGCCGCAGGTTATTGCATTTACAGCATGGATGTCTTTTGCATATGCGTTATATTTATTTATTCCTGCATTTATTAACCAAAAAAGAAATAAGTCCAAAAGAGAATATAAGGTGCCAAGAGATCAAATCTTCCTAAAGTAA
- a CDS encoding TetR/AcrR family transcriptional regulator — translation MAKPNVISKDVLIQYAKECLVNNGIEKFTLRSVAEMAGVTQGTIYYHFRTKEQLLLAIVQNVCENSWTEISEQNEQLFLSQAIESAKSRCSYDSFFHKLFFTLVASSFNNEKIRNPLSDIVTEENSSLISNLSGLWGKSPIEGVTLETWGILINAIVDGIALQALLQKDFPVERTYQEVEQLFKAFSKLKDMGINK, via the coding sequence ATGGCAAAACCTAATGTAATTAGTAAGGATGTTTTAATTCAATACGCAAAGGAGTGTTTAGTAAACAACGGAATAGAAAAGTTTACTTTAAGGTCTGTAGCAGAGATGGCAGGAGTAACACAGGGAACAATTTACTACCATTTTAGAACGAAGGAACAGTTGTTATTAGCTATTGTTCAGAATGTTTGTGAAAACTCTTGGACTGAAATATCTGAACAAAATGAACAGCTTTTTTTAAGCCAAGCAATCGAATCTGCAAAAAGTCGTTGTTCATACGATTCTTTTTTTCATAAGTTATTTTTCACCTTGGTTGCTTCGAGTTTCAATAATGAAAAAATAAGAAATCCATTAAGTGATATCGTTACTGAAGAAAATAGTTCTTTAATTAGTAACTTATCAGGGTTATGGGGTAAATCACCAATAGAAGGTGTAACGTTAGAAACATGGGGGATTCTCATAAACGCTATTGTAGATGGAATTGCTTTACAAGCACTATTACAAAAAGATTTTCCAGTAGAAAGAACGTATCAGGAGGTTGAACAGCTTTTTAAAGCTTTTAGTAAATTAAAGGATATGGGGATTAATAAATGA
- a CDS encoding nitroreductase family protein encodes MREPWRFIAFLDEGKQHLVEVLKNEKEKGKFPRPMKPERLEQLLSIPAFVVVVMQADPRPMIFEEDFAAVSACIQNFQLAAWERGIGMLWNTDPTIYSPTFHAQIGVKPGEKVVGIMQIGYPDMTPKAQQRTSIEEKLTVITSASQLEENK; translated from the coding sequence ATGCGTGAACCTTGGCGTTTTATCGCCTTCTTAGATGAGGGAAAGCAGCATCTTGTGGAAGTTTTAAAAAATGAAAAGGAAAAAGGGAAGTTCCCTAGACCGATGAAGCCAGAAAGGCTTGAACAATTACTTTCAATTCCAGCGTTCGTTGTTGTTGTAATGCAAGCAGATCCACGACCAATGATTTTTGAAGAGGATTTTGCTGCGGTGAGTGCTTGTATTCAAAACTTTCAATTAGCAGCTTGGGAGCGTGGAATTGGAATGCTGTGGAATACGGATCCAACCATTTATTCACCAACATTTCATGCACAAATCGGTGTGAAGCCAGGTGAGAAGGTTGTCGGAATTATGCAAATTGGCTACCCAGACATGACACCGAAAGCACAGCAGCGAACTTCGATTGAAGAAAAGTTAACGGTTATTACTAGCGCTTCTCAGCTTGAAGAAAATAAGTAG
- a CDS encoding nitroreductase family protein encodes MNIESNLTVEEVIRSRRTIKKFKKDPISLDTLKE; translated from the coding sequence ATGAATATAGAATCAAATTTGACTGTTGAAGAGGTTATCCGTTCCCGCCGAACGATTAAAAAGTTTAAAAAGGACCCGATTTCTTTAGATACGCTTAAAGAGTAA
- a CDS encoding VCBS repeat-containing protein, whose protein sequence is MYNYYSSTTMNQQDIVSFARGDITGDRVPDNVYLTGIKTPASPFTQNITLLVQDGRTGTVKSVTLRENAGYNPTVFLGDFTGNGVDDILISIATGGSGGIMYHYIYSFVENMAYLLFDFNVYNEQYQYDVTYQDQYKVEVVSKINNKKYMIDISTKGAEYLTEIYDENGKLKSPITGFVNPLSGLYPVDFNSDKRYELLAYQKIAGRYNADSLGYILNTLGWSDNRFVLQNQNVAILGY, encoded by the coding sequence ATGTATAACTATTATTCTAGTACAACTATGAATCAGCAAGATATTGTTTCGTTTGCTCGTGGTGATATAACGGGGGATAGAGTGCCTGATAATGTTTATTTAACCGGAATAAAGACTCCAGCTAGTCCATTTACTCAAAATATTACTCTGCTCGTTCAAGATGGAAGAACTGGCACTGTAAAAAGTGTTACACTTCGAGAAAATGCTGGCTACAATCCTACTGTATTCTTAGGGGATTTTACTGGGAATGGAGTAGATGATATTTTAATAAGTATTGCTACAGGTGGTAGTGGTGGAATCATGTACCATTATATTTATTCCTTTGTGGAAAATATGGCATATTTACTGTTTGATTTCAATGTATATAATGAGCAATATCAATATGACGTTACTTATCAAGACCAATACAAAGTGGAAGTTGTCAGTAAAATCAATAATAAAAAGTACATGATAGATATTTCAACAAAGGGTGCTGAGTATTTAACTGAAATATATGATGAAAATGGTAAACTGAAAAGTCCTATTACAGGTTTTGTAAATCCTCTAAGTGGCTTATATCCTGTTGACTTTAATTCGGATAAAAGGTACGAGCTATTGGCTTATCAAAAAATTGCCGGAAGATATAATGCAGATTCTTTAGGGTATATTTTGAACACTTTAGGATGGTCGGATAATCGATTTGTTTTGCAAAATCAGAATGTAGCTATTTTGGGATATTAG
- a CDS encoding ATP-binding protein, translating into MIRTHNIKPFAKIFVIYILIAVVPTLIISGILAELQMKKYENEYKNKAQRNANLHATNIENFIGETVGRLEMLAILIKVQHSSLIDTEEIFKETQEKDKRFSGFYWANPKGDLLISSNSLNPPVNVGDRPYFQQALKSRKTSFSEAHIGRVTGRYIMTIAVPVTENEQIKGVLLASLRLDELENTIKMLLKDEMIVVTDQSGRTVIEASSLTSTENLVDYRIDLKQPSWIITAKLGPENKHLYRHTFTYYLVAVFIIMNVLLLLIYNLRLKFKVKKEKEQNEYQKLELLGNLAASTAHEIRNPLTGINGLIKLLSEEYLDKKAQYYFEVIQKEIIRINAIVSELLVLGKPTAYTLNTYNTIDILREIEPILQSEANYMNVQLSISYCADDVPISCVQDHIKQVILNLSKNALHAMPDGGKLTISIERDADFCFIMIEDTGVGIPKDSLDQVFNPFFSMKKHGSGLGLTICKRIIDTYQGDISIQSTLNKGTLVKIRIPLSK; encoded by the coding sequence TTGATACGAACACATAACATTAAACCATTTGCAAAGATTTTTGTTATTTATATTTTGATAGCAGTGGTTCCTACGCTGATTATCAGCGGCATTTTAGCAGAGCTACAAATGAAAAAATATGAAAATGAATATAAAAATAAAGCTCAACGGAATGCAAATCTTCATGCAACAAATATAGAGAATTTTATTGGCGAAACAGTCGGACGGTTAGAAATGCTTGCTATCCTGATTAAAGTTCAGCATAGTAGCTTAATTGATACAGAGGAAATTTTCAAGGAAACTCAAGAAAAGGATAAACGTTTTTCAGGCTTTTATTGGGCCAATCCAAAAGGAGACTTATTAATAAGCTCAAATTCCCTCAATCCTCCTGTTAATGTAGGTGATCGACCGTACTTTCAGCAAGCACTGAAGTCAAGAAAAACGAGTTTTTCAGAAGCACATATTGGTCGAGTAACAGGGCGTTATATTATGACAATCGCCGTCCCTGTTACTGAGAATGAACAAATTAAAGGTGTGTTGCTGGCCAGCTTACGATTAGATGAATTAGAAAATACCATAAAAATGTTATTAAAAGATGAAATGATTGTCGTAACAGATCAATCAGGGAGAACAGTAATAGAGGCAAGCTCACTAACTTCGACTGAAAACTTAGTAGATTATCGTATCGATTTGAAACAACCCTCTTGGATTATTACGGCAAAATTAGGCCCTGAAAATAAACACTTATATCGTCATACATTTACCTATTACCTAGTGGCGGTTTTTATTATTATGAATGTTTTACTACTATTAATCTACAACCTTCGACTGAAATTTAAAGTAAAGAAAGAAAAAGAACAAAATGAATATCAAAAACTAGAATTACTTGGGAATCTGGCTGCTAGCACTGCCCATGAAATAAGAAACCCTTTAACAGGAATAAATGGATTAATTAAACTACTTAGCGAAGAATATTTAGATAAGAAAGCCCAGTATTACTTTGAAGTGATACAAAAAGAAATCATTCGAATAAATGCCATTGTTAGTGAATTACTAGTCCTTGGAAAACCAACTGCATATACATTAAACACCTACAATACAATAGATATCTTAAGAGAAATAGAACCTATTTTACAATCGGAAGCTAATTATATGAATGTCCAACTCTCTATTTCCTATTGTGCTGATGATGTGCCTATATCTTGTGTCCAAGATCATATAAAACAGGTGATTCTCAATTTGTCTAAAAATGCTTTACACGCTATGCCCGATGGTGGAAAATTAACGATTTCAATAGAAAGAGACGCTGATTTTTGTTTCATTATGATAGAAGATACTGGTGTAGGTATTCCAAAAGATAGCTTAGACCAAGTCTTCAATCCATTTTTCTCTATGAAGAAGCATGGTTCCGGATTAGGATTAACAATCTGTAAACGAATTATTGATACCTATCAAGGAGATATTTCTATTCAAAGTACTCTTAATAAAGGAACTCTCGTCAAAATACGTATACCTCTATCAAAATGA
- a CDS encoding NADPH:quinone oxidoreductase family protein — translation MKSFDALVVNKQDDQFSVGVQQFSLQDLPEGEVLIRVQYSGVNYKDSLASIPDGNIVKTYPFVPGIDLAGVVVSSEDPRFQEGDEVIATSYEIGVSHFGGYSEYARIPAQWIVPLPKGLTLKEAMIIGTAGFTAALSVQRLEENNLTPDKGAVLVTGATGGVGSFAVSILSTLGYQVEASTGKEAEQEYLKKLGATTVLSREDVYDGKVRALGKQKWAAAVDPVGGEPLASVLSQIQYGGSVAVSGLTAGTKLPTTVFPFILRGVNLLGIDSVYCPMETRLKTWNRLATDFKPANLEELIQQEVTLQQLPEALPTLLKGNARGRIIVKL, via the coding sequence ATGAAATCATTTGACGCACTAGTTGTTAATAAGCAAGATGACCAGTTTTCTGTAGGGGTTCAACAGTTTTCACTACAGGATTTACCAGAGGGCGAAGTACTAATTCGTGTTCAATATTCAGGCGTTAATTATAAAGATAGTCTTGCGAGTATCCCTGATGGCAACATTGTCAAAACTTATCCATTTGTACCAGGAATTGATTTAGCAGGGGTCGTAGTTTCTTCAGAAGATCCTCGCTTTCAAGAAGGCGACGAGGTTATTGCAACTAGCTATGAGATTGGTGTTTCCCATTTCGGTGGATATAGTGAATACGCTCGTATTCCGGCTCAGTGGATTGTTCCACTTCCAAAAGGCCTTACGTTAAAAGAAGCGATGATTATCGGAACAGCTGGTTTTACGGCTGCATTATCCGTACAGCGCCTTGAAGAAAATAATCTAACTCCTGACAAAGGAGCTGTTCTTGTAACTGGAGCAACAGGTGGAGTTGGCAGCTTTGCTGTCTCTATTCTATCTACCCTAGGTTATCAAGTAGAAGCGAGTACAGGAAAAGAAGCTGAACAAGAGTACTTAAAGAAACTTGGAGCAACTACGGTTCTATCACGCGAAGATGTATATGATGGAAAGGTTCGAGCATTAGGTAAACAAAAATGGGCAGCTGCTGTCGATCCAGTTGGCGGCGAACCACTTGCCTCTGTTTTAAGCCAAATCCAGTACGGTGGCTCAGTTGCGGTCAGTGGATTAACAGCTGGGACAAAGCTGCCAACAACAGTCTTCCCGTTTATTTTAAGAGGAGTAAATTTACTTGGAATTGACTCTGTGTATTGTCCTATGGAGACAAGATTGAAAACATGGAATCGTCTAGCAACTGATTTTAAACCGGCAAATTTAGAAGAGCTAATTCAACAAGAAGTGACACTTCAGCAGCTTCCGGAGGCCTTGCCTACATTACTAAAAGGTAATGCTCGCGGAAGAATCATTGTGAAATTATAA
- a CDS encoding TetR/AcrR family transcriptional regulator — protein sequence MNNKAEKRREQILRAAFQAVSEKGFHSVTLQDIADYADVSKGVTSYYFQNKEDVFRHLLEWVTEKIYKNEHVAISKEHNALDKLRAYVHAAFANPSDNRKFYRVYLEFLAQANHNEQFRQTNDRFYENCWSIGREIIQLGQKEGTFANVDIDKASYTIRALIDGSLIQWLMQNNDQLHTFYRDNCLETLSSYLRNKNNQNSKQPSFTSEEEKGTTT from the coding sequence ATGAATAACAAAGCTGAAAAACGGCGCGAACAAATTTTAAGAGCCGCCTTTCAAGCCGTCTCTGAAAAAGGCTTTCATAGCGTCACCCTTCAGGATATCGCCGACTATGCTGACGTAAGCAAAGGGGTGACAAGTTATTACTTCCAAAATAAAGAAGATGTTTTTCGTCACCTGCTGGAGTGGGTTACTGAAAAAATTTATAAAAATGAACATGTAGCAATCAGTAAGGAGCACAATGCACTTGATAAGTTACGTGCCTATGTCCATGCAGCTTTTGCCAATCCGAGTGATAACCGTAAATTTTACCGAGTGTATCTTGAATTTCTCGCTCAAGCGAACCACAATGAACAATTTCGTCAAACTAATGACCGGTTTTATGAAAATTGTTGGTCCATTGGGCGTGAAATTATCCAGCTAGGTCAAAAGGAAGGAACATTCGCTAATGTTGACATTGATAAAGCCTCTTACACAATTCGTGCTTTGATAGACGGATCCCTTATTCAATGGTTGATGCAAAACAACGATCAATTACACACATTCTATCGCGATAATTGCCTAGAAACTCTCTCGAGTTACTTAAGAAATAAAAATAATCAAAACAGTAAGCAACCTAGTTTTACATCTGAAGAAGAAAAAGGAACCACTACATAA
- a CDS encoding DUF3885 domain-containing protein yields MNITKNIIYFVYDDRGYETIANGREVICPLYEKYYDWIDDYCREEIEFCEPIWFIGNYKVVLCFFQISVISSHDKGGRLLNSITIKKYIQ; encoded by the coding sequence ATTAATATTACGAAAAACATTATCTATTTTGTTTATGACGATAGAGGATATGAGACTATTGCAAACGGTAGAGAAGTTATTTGCCCCCTCTATGAGAAGTATTATGATTGGATAGATGATTATTGTCGAGAAGAGATTGAGTTTTGTGAACCTATTTGGTTTATTGGTAATTACAAAGTTGTACTATGTTTTTTCCAGATTAGTGTCATTTCCTCTCATGACAAGGGGGGCCGTTTGTTAAATAGTATTACGATAAAGAAATATATTCAGTAA
- a CDS encoding YbfB/YjiJ family MFS transporter, producing the protein MAVVSAILAFLVWIWLIDTPLILDRKIEQEIFTQVPSVKWLPWLIVAYGLEGLGYIVTGTFIVSIAEKTPSFNGDATFVWMIVGLAAVPSCIIWSSLAKKWGIVKSLVLAMILQSIGIAMPVFLMSKTGLVISALLFGATFMGITTLATTLARQMSPSNSSRIIGYLTAIYAVGQMIGPTIAGILSSFSHDYNSALIGAASVVLVGACLLLNGIRFEKKPNIEGTCQKMMNNTIQK; encoded by the coding sequence TTGGCTGTCGTAAGTGCAATCCTTGCTTTCTTAGTATGGATCTGGCTCATAGATACCCCCCTCATTCTTGATCGAAAGATTGAACAAGAAATTTTTACACAGGTACCTTCAGTCAAATGGCTTCCTTGGCTGATTGTAGCCTATGGATTAGAGGGATTAGGGTACATCGTTACAGGTACGTTTATCGTATCTATCGCTGAAAAGACCCCAAGCTTTAATGGAGATGCTACCTTTGTTTGGATGATAGTGGGGTTGGCAGCTGTTCCATCATGTATCATCTGGTCATCGCTAGCAAAAAAATGGGGGATTGTAAAATCATTAGTGCTTGCAATGATTTTACAATCCATTGGTATTGCGATGCCAGTCTTCTTGATGTCCAAAACTGGTCTAGTTATAAGTGCATTATTATTTGGAGCTACGTTTATGGGGATTACTACACTTGCCACCACATTAGCACGCCAAATGAGTCCATCTAATAGTAGTCGAATCATTGGCTATCTTACAGCTATTTATGCTGTTGGCCAAATGATAGGACCAACAATTGCCGGAATTTTATCATCATTCAGTCATGATTATAATTCTGCTTTGATAGGAGCAGCAAGTGTAGTATTAGTTGGTGCATGCTTGCTTTTAAATGGAATTCGATTTGAGAAGAAGCCCAACATAGAAGGAACTTGTCAAAAAATGATGAACAACACTATTCAAAAGTAG